The Primulina huaijiensis isolate GDHJ02 chromosome 10, ASM1229523v2, whole genome shotgun sequence region CCACTcaccattaaaaatatataatccaaCATATTCTCACATGATATGACATGTACAGGAAAGAATACAAAACAAAATACACAATCATAGTCTCCAAGATATTTtccaatcaaaatattcttAGCCAaaaaagaaatccaaacataaTCCAAGTATTTCTGTATTAAAAATCAAGCTAAACAAAAGAATTTGAACTAAAACATACACTTCAGTAAATCATTTTTACTACATGTGGCTGACAATGGTGTCAAGATTTATGTAAGAGCTACCTCGTACTTGAATTCTGAATCACTTTGAGAACCAGAAGAAGGCAACATCTTTATAGCTACTTTAGAATGGAAAAGCACTCCCTTGAAAACACTCCCACTTCGTCCCTCGCCAATTCTATGACAGGGATTAAAATCTTGGGTGGCTTCTACGATATCCGAGAAAGAGATTCCAAAGAACTGCATACTTGATATTCCCATAGGACCATCATTTGCCAAAGTCATAAGTTTATTAACTTTTCTGATAGCAGAATCATATTCTATCCGCAGTTTATCCCGAGTCCCCTTAAATGTTATCATGAGATTCACTGCTTGAATAATCTTGTCCTCTAACTCTTTCTCTGAGCAACGGGCTTTGCTTAGTTCATTTTCTAATTCAGGTATATGATCCCTAATCAGCCGAAGTTCTTTCAGAGATTGATCTTGGCGATTTTTCATTATTTGGATTTCATGGCTCTGAGTAGTTGATACCTCCTCAATCTCTTGTCTTCGGTTCATCTCTTCCTTGTATTGACTTTCTGCTGCTTCTGCCTGAAAAAGGGTGCGATGAGTTGCATCGATTGATTCAAGAAATTACAAAGGAGCAACTTTCCTTGTTTCCGGTTCGGAACAAGTCGAGAAACTTTTATTAAGATGGCATTGATTGGATATATGTGAAtgtatatatgcatatatatggATATGTGAGAGCTGAAGATGGCATATATTCGTTCGAGCCAACTAAAATTTATGAGGACCAACGAATGAGCTTTTCAGATGCTCCACTACTCTTTATTAACAGAAAGATACACTTGGTTGTTCTTATTGTTTAGTGGACAACATGTTTGAATAGGCTACAGTAAtagtgatataaaatataactgacaACATAGGAGAAAGGATCGAAGAGGACAATCTAATAATGTATTTTTACCTTACGCACAGCATCAAAGGCATCTTCTTCAGCCCTCCACCGATTCAATGATTCTTCGAATAATTTCTGGTTCCAGATCTTGACATCTTTCAGAGTATGCTCCAGTCTATCTTGAATGTCACTAGTTTCATTTTGATGGCAGATGAAATCCTGGAATGGATGATTTTCTATTAAATCGATGTACTGAACAAATTTgtggaaaattatcgttttatgCCTTTTGCAGGCGCAGGTTCATACATTCCGGACTCAGAAGTTCAGCAAAGGTGTACTAAATGATTCTCCATGAGAGGAAATGAAACGTACCAAAGAGTTGCTAGATGATGAACATGGTAAGTTCTCTTGAAGCTTCACTTTTTCAAATAAAGGTGAACTACTTCCACTTTCTGCTGTAGTAGTTGAATCCAAAGGGCTAACCAACTCTTCTATCGACCTTGTTGAGTGCTCGAAACACACATTGTCGGCATTGACGTTCATGTTTTCCACATGATCATGTGTTAATGTTGATCCACCACCGTTTAAGGGAAAAGACAAGTTTCTAACAGGAGTCAACCAAGAGCCACTGCCCACAGGCCTaatcaagaaaagaaaacaccATTTTGTCAGTAAACTACAATAGTATCAACTCCCAAAAGTAGCAACAGCTTCTTCTGTGCTAAAATGCATCCAGACTATTGAACTTTCACAAAGTCATCACATCATGTCTGGGCCCAAGGGCCTAGAGGCCCATGCAAGTATGAATTCACAAATGGACTGTACAGCAACTAAGTTGTACCCCTCCTTACTTTACGACAATGATTGCATAAGTTGCTAGAAGAACTCATTGCATTCTCTCATACACATTGACACCCTCCCCACAATCTGATGTCCAACAGGATATTACAATAATATCACGCCAAGCCCATGGTCATGCAAGCAAGACTTCACACATTAAATTCCAATAGCATCTAATCCATATCCGTCCTCCTTACGGAAATAATTAAACCAAGTTGATAAAGGAGTCATATGTATAGTCTTATAAGCCATCTAATCACGTCCGGTGATGGACATGGAAGAGGAATATTGCATATTAACAAACCTTGAATAAATGAGGTCTCCTTGGCAAATGAACCAAATATGACATGATAATGGTGCCTGCTGGCACACAATCATGGCTTTATTGGACTTGATCTCTGAAAATTTCCTGCAATCTAGATAATTCTGTATCAGTAACCAAAGGAACTCCTCACACGGAACAGGCTTTAAGACTTTAATACTAAGAGTTCTattcatttttattggccaTATAATGAGACTAAATCTCCCAACGACAGGAACAAAAAAGGTTTGCTGTATCGCAATTTTCTAACTATATCATTTCTACAAAAACCGGTCAGCTAAAACAATGTATCCGCAAATAAACGATGGTTCGGTAGCATAAAATTTGGAAACAACTCATACTTTGTTAAGAATGTATCAGCTGCAGCTCCCATGACGAGATGACTTATTCTGTGTTGAGCGATAAGTTTTAGGATCCCTTTCTCagtattgttcatttctatcaaAACTTTATCAGCCTGTATCTGCAGAAATACATGGTAGTTGACTTTCTTTAGATATGCATGAACAATAATAATTCATGTTTGAAGTcttaataataagaaaagaCGTAAATTTCAACGATTTAAAGTGTATCAGTAAACAATTGCCgttaattatttattcatatataagcataattaataaaaaatgataaaatctgaTTTCAGCAGTTAATATGCAAAGCGAAAGGAAGAGTAAATGGTATAGCTACCCCCATCTGGAATAGGAATAGAAGGTACTGATTCAAAAGTTTTTGATCCTTTAGCCGGGCAGTTTCCTCGTATGCATTAATAGCCGAATTTTTAAGTTTGCTCTCCGGCAGCTTTCCATTCACTGGAAACGTAGAGCATTCAAAAGCTTAAGTCAATTTCGATGAATAATTCAACTTTTCATGTTAGAAAATGCATTGACAAATGCCCCACACTAaatcaaaaataacatttggaCAAAACAGACATGTAACAgccataaataaatatttagaaaCACCAAAACAATTTGCACAAAAACCAGTTCATTTCCATCATCCTTTATATCACTTATATGTAAATAAACAGGTGCGAACTGCGGACACTTTACAGAACATGGACCGAGAGATGAACAAACAAAGAACAAATAACGacagaacaaattcaaaatacattatgttatgaaccaattcaacttgtcaaaatagatttcaagcaaataaTTTACCAAACAAAAAGAAAGGACTTCCCTATACCCATCAAGAAGAGAACCAAAAAACTTAATATATCGACACAACCACGAGTGGAAGAAACTAATAGCTCGGAAAGTGAAAAGTACACCAATCCACAACCAATTCTTTCCCAAGCCAACAGCTTTGAGTTTAGAATCCAAAACCCACCAATCAATTCAACACAAATTCAAACACATCTGCAAAATCATCCACccacaagaaaaaaaaacatgttttgaATTGAGCTTACAAAGTGAGACCAAAATCGTGGGATGGTGAACATGCAAGAGGCATATCTTCCTCCCCTCAAAACTCGTCACCGCCCACTCCAGCAAAGACTTTCCCTGCTTGACATTTCTTCCCACAGCAACGTACACCGTAGGATTACAATCAAAGGATTCTCCTTCACGACCCACCATCATCCCAATTCCAAAATCGCTCAGTAGTTGATGAGTGTGAATGaagaatattgaaattttatcAGGTAAGAGAAGTTAAAAATAAAGTCTTGGTCAGTGAGAAAATTAGCCTTGTAGGTGTCTGACAAACTCTTCTTCTTGAATTTTTGCGAAAAAGGACTACTTGAACATTACGTGGTAGTTGGTTTGTGATCAATGGGTCAACCAGgttgatgaaaaataaattccaaataccatagaaaatgacttttttgtttatgttttaCCATAAGCAGCCATTTTTTCAGTCGTTTTCCCTTTATTACTTTTCTTCTGGCTTTTGTACACGACATGAGATAAGGTTGTTTGTGCTAATTTTTACAACAATTGAGCTtcgtatttatttaatatagaaTTTAAATTCAGTATTTTATTTggattgaaataaaaaaaaaaacccggtTTTCGGTTCTTTTCCCCAATTTTCGGTTTGAATTTCCGGttttttttcttggtttagaCTAAAATTTGAAGACCTCTACATTAACATATTACTAAATGGTAAGAACTTTCATATACACTCAAACTAAAATTGTGGAAGAATTGTGTTAACGTTCCTATGTAAATTTGAATTTagaaaatgttatttattttaatttaatcttttatcatttataaatataatatattttactatattattaatcTCTATTAATAATAGAGACACCAAATGGTGTCTTCGTggtgattttttgttttttttccctcttattttcatcattttaaattacaCTTTATCTTCGTTTgagtataaatcaaattaattctaaaaaaaactgTACAAACACGGAATGATGTGTCCATGAgctagtttttattattatttagagATTCATGacctcaaaattatttttatgtaaatatgatTGATGAACAATAGTTTATTTACGTAATTTTACAAATATCTACTTGTGAATCTTAGTaatttttacttaattaatatgtattaataaaaaaaattaccattATCATTCTAAAacgtattttatataatttttacttaattttagAATTCTATATATTGAAGTAGAATATTACAATTTCAGTCACTGAACACCAAAAACAATTGGAACTGAAAGGGCATTCTACTACGGGGGAAACATTCATATTAAAAAGGTtcaaatttttacaaaatagttgaagaaataagataaaatgaaatttatcttctttttttatttttgatttttttatgagaTGATGATTTCTTGTTCTAACTTTAAGTGATTTAAGAATTTCTTGAAGATAATTTGGTTTATATAGAAATAATCTTATGTGTTATATAATTTGAACAAGTCCATTTTCCGGCTAataatctaaaataaaaaaatggcacaaattttttttttaagaaaaatgttttgatattttaaatattaattttcatatacACGTAATattgtatataaataataatgagGATAATTTAAGAATTCAAAGTTGATTTTGTCAACTTCGTACAACGATGAATTCTCAAATATGCATCGGTGGTCGATGAGCCCAAGtggggaaaaaaaatcaatgtcAATTTAtagactttaatttaatttaatttaatgtgtcAAAATCACATTAcattcattcattttattatttatttatttattattattattaaacacAATAAGAATTGGTATCAAATGTTCcgaataagatttttttttaaaattttaaattcttaaataagaaatttaacataaatttatattattctgtataattttttttaaaataaaataagattaaacaaattaaattatcagGTAATTTCTCAATATGTATGAGAATATATACATATTGACTATTAGGTATGACAACATGGCAGGTCTCGAACAGATTTAGCTACAAAGACTTTGAATATCCATTAGATNACGTCTCACATAGTAAAatacatgagacccactctttaaAGTATTGTTGATAATAAAATCTAAATTTAGGATAAAATTTTGTAGGGTATCTATGTGGATGCTGTGACTGGGACCAGTTCTCGAAggtcttttcttttaaaaaataatataatttttaaaaatatttactaaaatataGCAAATGTGAGATTGTTGTAAAAATGTAACAATCCGGTAATCAAATTTTcggattcatattttttttaaaaaaattggtcaCGGATTCTAAGAATTCGTGACCTCTTTCTATTTATTTGCACCGAGTTGTAGATTATCCTACCATTCTTTCATCTTCGGCATTTCCATTTGTTGGTTGTCTTCGGCATTTCCATTTGTTGGCTTATCGGTGACACATTCTTTCGTCTTCGGTATTTCCATTTGCGCAACTTCAATATTTCCATTTGTTGGCTATAATTCTTCTTGGTTCGTTATgctcataatttttttgttattaagaATTGTcaagtattaatttattttattattattgaattaatattgttttataatgtatttttttataagaatattTAACATTGACATGTTATTATATTGTTCGTTGATTTAATCATGTATTTTATACGAGAAAATCTCAAGAgataacattattatttttgttcattatatttattattgttcgTTGATTGACTGAACTAAATTTGATTGACtgaattttattattgaaacaatttatattattaaaattagttttatgtaataataataacaaaattaaatttgttttattaaatatttattattcgttaaataatattcttttcatataatattattccaataaaaaaattatatgttactGTTATTTAGTAAAGGTATTTGAAACCTCCCACTGTCTTTGTAAaggtattttcaaaatttacgcACGTTTTAACGTCTTCTTGCACAGTCTTTGTACATGATGTGCTGTCGGGTCAAATTtatgttataaaatttattaactgataatttgtataaatggaagtcaaaattttttattaatcgctagtaatataaataatatacattTCATATGAAAAATACAAGTTGGAGCAattatttttgatatattttcctAGGAGGGAGTACTCAACATTTATTGGCTGCACGTGTATCATTAATTTATACAATGAAAATctaattaatacttggttgggTATACTGATTTTCACTTGTAATAATTAaacgaaatttaaatttttttgaattatttttactacaatctaataaataaaatttttataattgaaaCAAATAATATTACTAATATTagcttaatataataataaaaacaaaattaaatttgttttattaattatttattattcgttaaataattttttttaaatattattatcgtATAATATTAtcctactaaaaaaaattatatgttactGTCATTTAGTAAAGACAATATAATCATTTACAGTAATTAGTTTATTTACGtattatgaattattatttattttttaaaaaatctaatcATCATTATCACATTTACCAATTAATCAACAACATTTacgttttattatttaaaaccaaaaatgcaaaataaatttgttaaatataaaatatttagttaCATTTTGTtgatacaaaatataatatttgttatataGGCAGGAAGAATCTGTGACTCATTGTCACGGATTCAATGAATCTGTgacaccattttttttaaaaaaaaattttgaatccgGAGTTTATTTTCACGGATCGTTATATTTTCACTACATTTACAATTTtgcaatattttattaaatacatttttaaattatatttttttaaaaaaaaaacccgttCTCCAAAATATACTTTTGCCATAATACACTTATCTTCGAAGAAAACAAATTATtacaaagatttaaaataaaattattaagagGAAAATTTAATCCGATATATTTTAGAATTTAGACAAAAACTTACTGTACAGAATTTATATATTGTTATtcaaatttactaaaaaaattatttttttgatatacAACTTACAAACTTTAATCTATATTATGGAACTGCTATAATTCTAGGACATATAATACAGACATAACATATAAgtgtataattttgatatgttatcCATCAATCGTGTTCATCTATGTGTCAACGTACTAGATGTGCATGCatatataatatgaaataaataCGGTTGGTGGATAACACATCAAAATTATGTTCacataacatattaaaaaaattaataattcttAAAAACAATTCCTAACATatttaagagtaggtctcttgtgaaacggtctcacgaatctttatctgtgagacgggacgaccctatcgatattcacaataaaaaataatactcttagcataaaaaataatacttttcatggatgacctaaataagatattcgacctaCAAAATTAATCCATGAAACCTTCTCGTGAGACTTTTTGTGTATATGTAATATTCTTTGAGCGCGCCAAAGCCTGATTATAGAAATTAATCCATGAAACCTTCTTGTGAGACTTTTTGTGTATATTTAATATTCTTTGAGCGCGCCAAAGCCTGATTATAGACATATAAATTCAACTGATTTACCTACCTGAACTTCTTCACTCCTCTTGTCTTGACTAGTAGTTGCTAATTTTTCTCTCGTATCTCTCTCACAGATCACAAACTGTATACATATTTATGAATTACAAaaatcttctaat contains the following coding sequences:
- the LOC140986395 gene encoding U-box domain-containing protein 32-like isoform X1 — encoded protein: MMVGREGESFDCNPTVYVAVGRNVKQGKSLLEWAVTSFEGRKICLLHVHHPTILVSLLNGKLPESKLKNSAINAYEETARLKDQKLLNQYLLFLFQMGIQADKVLIEMNNTEKGILKLIAQHRISHLVMGAAADTFLTKKFSEIKSNKAMIVCQQAPLSCHIWFICQGDLIYSRPVGSGSWLTPVRNLSFPLNGGGSTLTHDHVENMNVNADNVCFEHSTRSIEELVSPLDSTTTAESGSSSPLFEKVKLQENLPCSSSSNSLDFICHQNETSDIQDRLEHTLKDVKIWNQKLFEESLNRWRAEEDAFDAVRKAEAAESQYKEEMNRRQEIEEVSTTQSHEIQIMKNRQDQSLKELRLIRDHIPELENELSKARCSEKELEDKIIQAVNLMITFKGTRDKLRIEYDSAIRKVNKLMTLANDGPMGISSMQFFGISFSDIVEATQDFNPCHRIGEGRSGSVFKGVLFHSKVAIKMLPSSGSQSDSEFKYEVEVLSRVRHPNLVSLIGACPESRSLVYEYIENGSLEDFLSTPAKIHALLWQTRIRIAIEICSVLVFLRANHSCNVHGNLKPSKILLDPNFVCKISDLGIYNLMSQNENPFTCNNDPEIKAYTDPEILENGVRTSETDVFSFGIILLRLLTARPASTVVQDVKCASERGNLNAVLDLSAGEWPLEQAKQLADLALRCCETNSLDRPDLSSEIWVALEPLKDLCHQSQSMSTSTSSKSSSQQKVPSHFVCPIFQEVMNDPCIAADGFTYEANAIKGWFGSGHKTSPMTNLKLENCDLLPNYALYYAIQEWQQHT
- the LOC140986395 gene encoding U-box domain-containing protein 32-like isoform X2, which encodes MIVCQQAPLSCHIWFICQGDLIYSRPVGSGSWLTPVRNLSFPLNGGGSTLTHDHVENMNVNADNVCFEHSTRSIEELVSPLDSTTTAESGSSSPLFEKVKLQENLPCSSSSNSLDFICHQNETSDIQDRLEHTLKDVKIWNQKLFEESLNRWRAEEDAFDAVRKAEAAESQYKEEMNRRQEIEEVSTTQSHEIQIMKNRQDQSLKELRLIRDHIPELENELSKARCSEKELEDKIIQAVNLMITFKGTRDKLRIEYDSAIRKVNKLMTLANDGPMGISSMQFFGISFSDIVEATQDFNPCHRIGEGRSGSVFKGVLFHSKVAIKMLPSSGSQSDSEFKYEVEVLSRVRHPNLVSLIGACPESRSLVYEYIENGSLEDFLSTPAKIHALLWQTRIRIAIEICSVLVFLRANHSCNVHGNLKPSKILLDPNFVCKISDLGIYNLMSQNENPFTCNNDPEIKAYTDPEILENGVRTSETDVFSFGIILLRLLTARPASTVVQDVKCASERGNLNAVLDLSAGEWPLEQAKQLADLALRCCETNSLDRPDLSSEIWVALEPLKDLCHQSQSMSTSTSSKSSSQQKVPSHFVCPIFQEVMNDPCIAADGFTYEANAIKGWFGSGHKTSPMTNLKLENCDLLPNYALYYAIQEWQQHT